One window from the genome of Streptomyces sp. NBC_00708 encodes:
- a CDS encoding vitamin B12-dependent ribonucleotide reductase, with product MTETASGPARGSRTKGTKSTASKQGLRIERIHTTPGVHPYDEVTWERRDVVMTNWRDGSINFEQRGVEFPDFWSVNAVNIVTSKYFRGAVGTPQRETGLRQLIDRIVKTYRKAGEDYQYFASPADAEIFEHELAYALLHQIFSFNSPVWFNVGTPQPQQVSACFILAVDDSMESILDWYKEEGMIFKGGSGAGLNLSRIRSSKELLSSGGNASGPVSFMRGADASAGTIKSGGATRRAAKMVILDVDHPDIENFIETKVKEEEKIRALRDAGFDMDLGGDDITSVQYQNANNSVRVNDEFMKAVESGGKFGLRARMTGDVIEEVEAKSLFRKMAEAAWACADPGIQYDDTINHWHTCPESGRINGSNPCSEYMHLDNTSCNLASLNLMKFLKDDGKGNQSFESERFAKVVELVITAMDISICFADFPTEKIGENTRAFRQLGIGYANLGALLMATGHAYDSDGGRALAGAITSLMTGTSYRRSAELAAVVGPYDGYARNAEPHQRVMKQHADANAVAVHADDLDNPIWAAATEAWQDVLRLGAKNGFRNAQASVIAPTGTIGLAMSCDTTGLEPDLALVKFKKLVGGGSMQIVNGTVPQALRRLGYQEEQIEAIVAHIAENGNVIDAPGLKTEHYEVFDCAMGERSISAMGHVRMMAAIQPWISGALSKTVNLPETATVEDVEEVYFEAWKMGVKALAIYRDNCKVGQPLSAKTKEKEKEAVTAKAEDTIRTAVEKVVEYRPVRKRLPKGRPGITTSFTVGGAEGYMTANSYPDDGLGEVFLKMSKQGSTLAGMMDAFSIAVSVGLQYGVPLETYVSKFTNMRFEPAGMTDDPDVRMAQSIVDYIFRRLALDFLPFETRSALGIHSAEERQRHLDTGSYEPTFEEEQLEAETLAQTAPVRTEPLKAVAPVQETEKAEPRTAHTSAELVEMQLGISADAPLCFSCGTKMQRAGSCYICEGCGSTSGCS from the coding sequence ATGACAGAGACGGCGAGCGGCCCGGCACGAGGTTCCCGCACCAAGGGGACCAAGTCGACTGCGTCCAAGCAGGGCCTGCGTATCGAGCGCATCCACACCACCCCCGGCGTGCATCCGTACGACGAGGTGACCTGGGAGCGTCGTGACGTCGTCATGACCAACTGGCGCGACGGCTCGATCAACTTCGAGCAGCGTGGCGTCGAGTTCCCCGACTTCTGGTCGGTGAACGCGGTCAACATCGTCACCAGCAAGTACTTCCGGGGTGCTGTCGGCACCCCGCAGCGCGAGACCGGTCTGCGGCAGCTGATCGACCGGATCGTCAAGACGTACCGGAAGGCCGGCGAGGACTACCAGTACTTCGCCTCCCCCGCCGACGCGGAGATCTTCGAGCACGAGCTGGCGTACGCCCTCCTGCACCAGATCTTCAGCTTCAACTCCCCGGTGTGGTTCAACGTCGGCACGCCCCAGCCGCAGCAGGTCTCCGCCTGCTTCATCCTGGCCGTCGACGACTCCATGGAGTCGATCCTCGACTGGTACAAGGAAGAGGGCATGATCTTCAAGGGCGGCTCCGGCGCCGGCCTGAACCTCTCCCGTATCCGTTCCTCCAAGGAACTCCTCTCCTCCGGCGGCAACGCCTCCGGTCCCGTCTCCTTCATGCGGGGCGCCGACGCCTCCGCCGGAACGATCAAGTCCGGTGGCGCCACCCGCCGCGCGGCCAAGATGGTCATCCTCGACGTCGACCACCCCGACATCGAGAACTTCATCGAGACCAAGGTGAAGGAGGAGGAGAAGATCCGCGCCCTGCGCGACGCGGGCTTCGACATGGACCTGGGCGGGGACGACATCACGTCCGTCCAGTACCAGAACGCCAACAACTCGGTCCGCGTGAACGACGAGTTCATGAAGGCCGTCGAGTCGGGCGGCAAGTTCGGGCTGCGCGCCCGGATGACCGGTGACGTCATCGAAGAGGTCGAGGCCAAGTCCCTCTTCCGCAAGATGGCCGAGGCCGCCTGGGCCTGCGCCGACCCGGGCATCCAGTACGACGACACGATCAACCACTGGCACACCTGCCCCGAGTCCGGCCGGATCAACGGCTCGAACCCGTGCAGCGAGTACATGCACCTGGACAACACCTCGTGCAACCTCGCCTCGCTGAACCTGATGAAGTTCCTCAAGGACGACGGCAAGGGCAACCAGTCCTTCGAGTCCGAGCGCTTCGCGAAGGTCGTCGAGCTGGTCATCACCGCGATGGACATCTCCATCTGCTTCGCCGACTTCCCGACCGAGAAGATCGGCGAGAACACCCGCGCCTTCCGCCAGCTCGGCATCGGCTACGCCAACCTCGGCGCCCTGCTGATGGCGACCGGCCACGCGTACGACAGCGACGGCGGCCGGGCGCTCGCCGGCGCCATCACCTCGCTGATGACCGGTACCTCGTACCGGCGCTCCGCCGAGCTGGCGGCCGTCGTCGGTCCGTACGACGGTTACGCCCGCAACGCCGAGCCGCACCAGCGCGTCATGAAGCAGCACGCCGACGCCAACGCCGTGGCCGTCCACGCCGACGACCTGGACAACCCGATCTGGGCCGCCGCGACGGAGGCCTGGCAGGACGTCCTCCGGCTCGGCGCGAAGAACGGTTTCCGTAACGCGCAGGCCTCGGTCATCGCGCCCACCGGCACCATCGGTCTCGCCATGTCCTGCGACACCACCGGCCTCGAGCCCGACCTCGCCCTGGTCAAGTTCAAGAAGCTGGTCGGCGGCGGCTCGATGCAGATCGTCAACGGCACCGTCCCGCAGGCCCTGCGCCGCCTGGGCTACCAGGAGGAGCAGATCGAGGCGATCGTCGCCCACATCGCCGAGAACGGCAATGTGATCGACGCCCCCGGCCTGAAGACCGAGCACTACGAGGTCTTCGACTGCGCGATGGGCGAGCGTTCCATCTCCGCGATGGGTCACGTGCGCATGATGGCGGCCATCCAGCCGTGGATCTCCGGCGCGCTCTCCAAGACGGTGAACCTGCCGGAGACGGCCACCGTCGAGGACGTCGAAGAGGTCTACTTCGAGGCGTGGAAGATGGGCGTCAAGGCGCTCGCGATCTACCGCGACAACTGCAAGGTCGGCCAGCCCCTCTCCGCCAAGACCAAGGAGAAGGAGAAGGAGGCCGTCACGGCCAAGGCCGAGGACACCATCCGTACCGCGGTCGAGAAGGTCGTCGAGTACCGCCCGGTCCGCAAGCGTCTACCCAAGGGCCGTCCCGGCATCACCACCTCGTTCACGGTGGGCGGCGCCGAGGGCTACATGACCGCCAACTCCTACCCGGACGACGGCCTGGGCGAGGTCTTCCTGAAGATGTCCAAGCAGGGCTCGACCCTCGCGGGCATGATGGACGCCTTCTCCATCGCCGTCTCGGTCGGCCTGCAGTACGGCGTCCCGCTGGAGACCTACGTCTCGAAGTTCACCAACATGCGCTTCGAGCCGGCCGGTATGACGGACGACCCGGACGTGCGGATGGCGCAGTCGATCGTCGACTACATCTTCCGCCGCCTGGCGCTCGACTTCCTGCCCTTCGAGACCCGCTCGGCGCTCGGCATCCACTCCGCCGAGGAGCGTCAGCGTCACCTCGACACCGGCTCCTACGAGCCGACGTTCGAGGAGGAGCAGCTGGAGGCCGAGACCCTGGCCCAGACCGCCCCCGTGCGGACGGAGCCGCTGAAGGCGGTCGCCCCGGTCCAGGAGACCGAGAAGGCCGAGCCGAGGACCGCGCACACCTCGGCGGAGCTCGTCGAGATGCAGCTCGGCATCAGCGCGGACGCGCCGCTCTGCTTCTCCTGCGGTACGAAGATGCAGCGCGCGGGCTCCTGCTACATCTGCGAGGGCTGCGGCTCCACCAGCGGCTGCAGCTGA
- a CDS encoding ATP-dependent DNA helicase: MTKPSLPELLHAAVTAVGGTERPGQAAMATAVAEAVDDQSHLLVQAGTGTGKSLGYLVPALAHGERVVVATATLALQRQLVERDLPRTVDALHPLLRRRPQFAMLKGRSNYLCLHRLHEGVPQDEEEGLFDQFEAAAPSSKLGQDLLRMRDWADETETGDRDDLTPGVSDRAWAQISVSSRECLGASKCAYGAECFAEQARERAKLADVVVTNHALLAIDAIEGAPVLPQHEVLIVDEAHELVSRVTGVATGELTPGQVNRAVRRAAKLVNEKAADALQTASEGFERVMELALPGRLEEVPEDLGYALMALRDAARTVISAIGATRDKSVQDEDAVRKQALASVESIHAVAERITQGSEYDVVWYERHDRFGASVRVAPLSVSGLLREKLFSERSVVLTSATLKLGGDFNGVGASLGLAPEGTAGEDVPQWKGLDVGSPFDYPKQGILYVARHLATPGREGSRTDMLDELSELVEAAGGRTLGLFSSMRAAKAAAEELRGRLEKPILLQGEETLGELIKNFAADPETCLFGTLSLWQGVDVPGPSCQLVVMDRIPFPRPDDPLMSARQKAVEEAGGNGFMAVAATHAALLMAQGAGRLVRATGDKGVVAVLDPRLANARYGSYLRASLPDFWYTTDRNQARRSLAAIDTAAKADGR, encoded by the coding sequence ATGACGAAGCCATCCCTCCCCGAGCTCCTGCACGCCGCCGTGACCGCCGTCGGCGGTACGGAGAGGCCCGGCCAGGCCGCCATGGCCACCGCCGTCGCCGAGGCCGTGGACGACCAATCCCACCTGCTCGTCCAGGCCGGCACCGGGACGGGCAAGTCGCTCGGCTACCTGGTGCCCGCCCTGGCCCACGGCGAGCGCGTCGTCGTGGCCACGGCGACGCTGGCCCTCCAGCGCCAGCTCGTCGAGCGCGACCTGCCGCGCACGGTGGACGCGCTGCATCCGCTGCTGCGCCGCCGCCCCCAGTTCGCGATGCTCAAGGGCCGGTCGAACTACCTCTGCCTGCACCGGCTCCACGAGGGCGTGCCGCAGGACGAGGAGGAGGGGCTGTTCGACCAGTTCGAGGCGGCGGCTCCGTCCAGCAAGCTCGGCCAGGACCTCCTGCGCATGCGCGACTGGGCCGACGAGACCGAGACGGGCGACCGGGACGACCTCACGCCCGGCGTCTCGGACCGGGCCTGGGCGCAGATCTCCGTCTCCTCGCGGGAGTGCCTGGGCGCGAGCAAGTGCGCGTACGGGGCGGAGTGTTTCGCCGAGCAGGCCCGGGAGCGGGCGAAGCTCGCCGATGTGGTGGTCACCAACCACGCGCTCCTGGCGATCGACGCCATCGAGGGCGCCCCGGTGCTCCCGCAACACGAGGTGCTGATCGTCGACGAGGCCCATGAGCTGGTCTCGCGGGTCACCGGTGTGGCCACCGGCGAGCTCACCCCGGGCCAGGTGAACCGCGCGGTGCGCCGCGCCGCGAAGCTGGTCAACGAGAAGGCGGCCGACGCGCTGCAGACCGCGTCCGAGGGCTTCGAGCGGGTGATGGAGCTGGCGCTCCCCGGCCGCCTGGAGGAGGTGCCGGAGGACCTGGGGTACGCGCTGATGGCCCTGCGGGACGCCGCGCGCACGGTGATCAGTGCCATCGGCGCCACGCGGGACAAGTCCGTCCAGGACGAGGACGCGGTCCGCAAGCAGGCGCTGGCCTCGGTCGAGTCCATCCATGCCGTCGCCGAACGCATCACGCAGGGGTCCGAGTACGACGTCGTCTGGTACGAGCGCCACGACCGGTTCGGCGCCTCGGTCCGGGTCGCGCCGCTCTCCGTGTCCGGGCTGCTGCGCGAGAAGCTGTTCTCCGAGCGCTCCGTCGTCCTGACCTCGGCCACGCTCAAGCTCGGCGGCGACTTCAACGGCGTGGGTGCCTCCCTGGGGCTCGCCCCGGAGGGCACCGCCGGTGAGGATGTCCCGCAGTGGAAGGGCCTGGACGTCGGCTCACCGTTCGACTACCCGAAGCAGGGCATCCTGTACGTCGCCCGGCATCTGGCGACTCCTGGCCGGGAGGGCTCCCGTACGGACATGCTGGACGAGCTGTCCGAGCTGGTGGAGGCGGCCGGCGGGCGCACGCTGGGGCTGTTCTCCTCGATGCGGGCGGCCAAGGCGGCGGCCGAGGAGCTGCGCGGCCGGCTGGAGAAGCCGATCCTGCTCCAGGGCGAGGAGACCCTGGGCGAGCTGATCAAGAATTTCGCCGCCGACCCGGAGACCTGCCTGTTCGGCACGCTGTCGCTCTGGCAGGGCGTCGACGTTCCCGGTCCGAGCTGTCAGCTGGTGGTCATGGACCGCATCCCGTTCCCCCGCCCCGACGACCCGCTGATGAGCGCGCGCCAGAAGGCGGTCGAGGAGGCCGGGGGCAACGGCTTCATGGCGGTGGCGGCCACGCATGCCGCGCTGCTGATGGCCCAGGGCGCCGGCCGTCTCGTACGGGCGACGGGGGACAAGGGCGTCGTCGCCGTGCTCGACCCGCGCCTGGCCAACGCGCGGTACGGCAGCTATCTGAGGGCCTCGCTCCCCGACTTCTGGTACACCACCGACCGCAACCAGGCCCGGCGCTCGCTCGCCGCGATCGACACGGCGGCCAAGGCCGACGGACGGTAG
- the lexA gene encoding transcriptional repressor LexA has product MTTTADSAIITAQDRSQSRLEPVHAMNDSVTNTEGPEPGRPARSLPGRPPGIRADSSGLTDRQRRVIEVIRDSVQRRGYPPSMREIGQAVGLSSTSSVAHQLMALERKGFLRRDPHRPRAYEVRGSDQPSTQPTDTTGKPAASYVPLVGRIAAGGPILAEESVEDVFPLPRQLVGDGELFVLKVVGDSMIEAAICDGDWVTVRRQPVAENGDIVAAMLDGEATVKRFKREDGHVWLLPHNAAYQPIPGDEATILGKVVAVLRRV; this is encoded by the coding sequence GTGACCACCACCGCAGACAGTGCCATCATCACTGCCCAGGACCGCTCCCAGAGCCGACTCGAGCCGGTGCATGCCATGAATGACTCAGTCACGAACACGGAGGGACCGGAGCCCGGACGCCCAGCGCGCTCGCTCCCCGGACGACCTCCCGGAATCCGGGCGGACAGCTCGGGGCTCACAGACCGCCAGCGGCGGGTGATCGAGGTCATCCGGGACTCCGTGCAGCGGCGCGGATATCCGCCGTCGATGCGGGAGATCGGTCAGGCGGTGGGCCTCTCCAGCACCTCGTCCGTCGCCCATCAGCTGATGGCCCTGGAGCGCAAGGGCTTCCTGCGCCGCGACCCGCACCGCCCCCGGGCGTACGAGGTGCGCGGCTCCGACCAGCCGAGCACGCAGCCGACGGACACCACGGGCAAGCCCGCCGCCTCGTACGTGCCGCTGGTGGGCCGGATCGCCGCCGGTGGCCCGATCCTCGCCGAGGAGTCCGTCGAGGACGTCTTCCCGCTCCCCCGCCAGCTGGTCGGTGACGGCGAGCTCTTCGTGCTGAAGGTCGTCGGTGACTCGATGATCGAGGCGGCGATCTGTGACGGCGACTGGGTCACCGTGCGACGCCAGCCCGTCGCGGAGAACGGCGACATCGTGGCCGCCATGCTGGACGGCGAGGCCACGGTCAAGCGCTTCAAGCGCGAGGACGGCCACGTCTGGCTGCTCCCCCACAACGCCGCGTACCAGCCGATCCCCGGCGACGAGGCGACGATCCTCGGCAAGGTCGTCGCGGTGCTGCGCCGCGTCTGA
- the nrdR gene encoding transcriptional regulator NrdR has protein sequence MHCPFCRHPDSRVVDSRTTDDGTSIRRRRQCPDCSRRFTTVETCSLMVVKRSGVTEPFSRTKVISGVRKACQGRPVTEDALAKLGQRVEEAVRATGSAELTTHDVGLAILGPLQELDLVAYLRFASVYRAFDSLEDFEAAITELRERRPPVEGCGSGETLEVPAPAVAAD, from the coding sequence ATGCACTGCCCCTTCTGCAGGCACCCCGACAGCCGGGTCGTCGACAGTCGCACCACCGACGACGGGACCTCGATCCGCCGCCGCCGCCAGTGCCCCGACTGCTCTCGCCGTTTCACCACGGTGGAGACCTGTTCGCTCATGGTGGTCAAGCGCAGCGGAGTGACCGAGCCCTTCAGTCGCACCAAGGTCATCTCCGGTGTGCGCAAGGCGTGCCAGGGGCGGCCCGTCACCGAGGACGCCCTCGCCAAGCTCGGCCAGCGGGTCGAGGAGGCCGTGCGTGCCACCGGCAGCGCCGAGCTGACCACGCACGACGTGGGCCTGGCCATCCTCGGCCCCCTGCAGGAACTCGACCTCGTCGCCTACCTGCGGTTCGCGTCCGTGTACCGGGCGTTCGACAGCCTCGAAGACTTCGAGGCCGCCATCACGGAACTCCGTGAGCGGCGGCCCCCCGTAGAAGGATGCGGGAGCGGCGAGACCCTGGAGGTCCCCGCTCCCGCCGTCGCCGCCGACTGA
- a CDS encoding acetyltransferase — translation MSLPDAHAGPVRPAGWAPVATTAGVFQLVPVEPERDLATISRWMNDPAVAAFWELAGDAGVTAGHLAPQLAADSHSTPWIGVLSGTPMSYWELYRADLDPLAHHYPARPHDMGVHLLIGEGRHRGRGTGTTLLRAVTDLVLDHVPLCTRVVAEPDIENIPSVSAFLSAGFRFSAEIQLPEKRAALMIRDRAHRTRHERFPHPSAPLEPHRFPPEESPCRHILRTTTTQRSRPHCSAPPN, via the coding sequence GTGTCCCTCCCCGACGCGCACGCCGGTCCCGTCCGCCCGGCGGGCTGGGCCCCCGTCGCCACAACGGCCGGTGTGTTCCAGCTCGTTCCGGTCGAGCCGGAGCGCGATCTGGCGACGATCAGCCGCTGGATGAACGACCCCGCCGTCGCCGCCTTCTGGGAGCTGGCCGGCGACGCGGGCGTCACGGCCGGGCACCTCGCACCCCAGCTCGCGGCCGACAGCCACAGCACCCCGTGGATCGGAGTGCTGTCGGGCACCCCCATGAGCTACTGGGAGCTCTACCGTGCCGACCTCGACCCGCTCGCCCACCACTACCCGGCCCGTCCGCACGACATGGGCGTCCACCTCCTGATCGGCGAGGGGCGCCACCGGGGCCGTGGAACCGGCACCACGCTGCTGCGAGCCGTGACCGACCTTGTGCTCGACCACGTCCCCCTCTGCACCCGGGTCGTGGCCGAGCCCGACATCGAAAACATCCCGTCCGTCTCCGCGTTCCTGAGCGCCGGCTTCCGCTTCTCCGCCGAGATCCAACTCCCGGAGAAGCGGGCCGCGCTGATGATCCGCGACCGAGCCCACCGCACCCGCCATGAACGCTTCCCTCATCCATCCGCACCGCTCGAACCCCATCGGTTCCCTCCCGAGGAGTCCCCGTGCCGACATATCCTGCGCACCACCACGACGCAACGGAGCCGCCCGCACTGCTCAGCACCCCCGAACTGA
- a CDS encoding IucA/IucC family siderophore biosynthesis protein encodes MPTYPAHHHDATEPPALLSTPELNRAAWDRAASRMLAKMLGEFAYEEVIEPAPRTAGGGTYTLPLDDGGNLSFTARRGVYGSWRVDPASIRAEGSDPAGGSVPFRDPLRFLTRARRLLDLDGATLGHLVRELTTTLTADARLDHTALTAEELADLGYAELEGHQTGHPWIVANKGRLGFSATDASRYAPEAREPVRLPWLAVSHRIAEYRGVPALADPGRLYAQELDAGVRVSFADTLRGRGLDPDGYHFLPVHPWQWDEWIVPLFAPAIAAGDIVPLPADPDVRLPQQSIRTFANIARPDRHTVKLPLSILNTLVWRGLPTERTIAAPAVTGWVQGLCASDPFLRDTCGVILLGEVASVTVEHPLYDHLPEAPYQFKEILGAIWREPLPPRLAPGERARTLASLLHTDPRGRAFTAELVARSGLAPTVWLSRLFAALLPPLLHFLYRYGTVFSPHGENAIVVFDEQDVPVRLAIKDFVDDVNVSAQPLPEHDTMPDDVRRVLLTEEPAFLTQFIHSGLFTGVFRFLSPLCEEQLGVSEGEFWSLVRAEILRHQARFPELKERFEMFDMLTPRIERLCLNRNRLHLDGYRDRPVRPHAAVHGTVANPLHLPA; translated from the coding sequence GTGCCGACATATCCTGCGCACCACCACGACGCAACGGAGCCGCCCGCACTGCTCAGCACCCCCGAACTGAACCGGGCGGCCTGGGACCGGGCCGCCTCCCGGATGCTCGCGAAGATGCTCGGTGAATTCGCCTACGAGGAAGTCATCGAGCCGGCTCCGCGAACCGCCGGCGGCGGCACGTACACCCTTCCTCTGGACGACGGCGGCAACCTGAGCTTCACCGCCCGGCGCGGCGTCTACGGGAGCTGGCGGGTGGACCCCGCATCGATCCGGGCGGAGGGATCCGATCCCGCCGGCGGCAGTGTCCCCTTCCGCGATCCGCTGCGCTTCCTCACCCGGGCCCGCCGCCTCCTCGATCTCGACGGCGCCACCCTCGGCCACCTCGTCCGCGAGCTGACCACGACGCTCACCGCGGACGCCCGCCTCGACCACACCGCCCTCACCGCCGAGGAGCTGGCGGACCTCGGCTACGCGGAGCTGGAGGGCCATCAGACCGGCCACCCCTGGATCGTCGCCAACAAGGGCCGCCTGGGCTTCTCCGCCACCGACGCCTCGCGCTACGCCCCCGAGGCCCGCGAGCCGGTCCGGCTGCCGTGGCTCGCCGTCTCCCACCGGATCGCCGAGTACCGGGGCGTGCCCGCCCTGGCCGACCCCGGCCGGCTCTACGCACAGGAGCTCGACGCCGGAGTCCGCGTGTCGTTCGCCGACACCCTGCGCGGCCGCGGCCTCGACCCGGACGGCTACCACTTCCTGCCCGTCCACCCCTGGCAGTGGGACGAGTGGATCGTGCCGCTGTTCGCGCCCGCCATCGCCGCCGGTGACATCGTGCCCCTGCCCGCCGATCCGGACGTACGGCTGCCGCAGCAGTCCATCCGTACCTTCGCCAATATCGCGCGGCCCGACCGGCACACGGTCAAGCTCCCGCTGTCGATCCTCAACACCCTGGTCTGGCGCGGACTGCCGACCGAACGCACCATCGCCGCGCCCGCCGTCACCGGCTGGGTGCAGGGGCTGTGCGCCAGCGATCCGTTCCTGCGCGACACCTGTGGCGTGATCCTGCTGGGCGAGGTCGCCTCGGTCACCGTCGAGCACCCGCTGTACGACCACCTCCCCGAGGCGCCGTACCAGTTCAAGGAGATCCTGGGCGCGATCTGGCGCGAGCCCCTGCCACCGCGCCTGGCACCGGGGGAGCGCGCCCGTACCCTCGCGTCCCTGCTGCACACCGACCCGCGGGGACGCGCGTTCACCGCCGAACTGGTCGCCCGCTCCGGACTGGCGCCCACCGTCTGGCTGTCCCGGCTCTTCGCCGCCCTGCTCCCGCCGCTGCTGCACTTCCTCTACCGCTACGGCACCGTCTTCTCCCCGCACGGCGAGAACGCGATCGTGGTCTTCGACGAGCAGGACGTCCCGGTCCGTCTGGCGATCAAGGACTTCGTCGACGACGTCAACGTCAGCGCGCAGCCGCTCCCCGAACACGACACCATGCCGGACGACGTGCGCCGCGTCCTGCTGACCGAGGAGCCGGCCTTCCTCACCCAGTTCATCCACTCCGGCCTCTTCACCGGGGTCTTCCGTTTCCTCTCCCCGCTCTGCGAGGAACAGCTGGGCGTCTCCGAGGGCGAATTCTGGTCACTCGTCCGGGCCGAGATCCTGCGCCACCAGGCCCGGTTCCCCGAGCTGAAGGAGCGGTTCGAGATGTTCGACATGCTGACCCCGCGCATCGAGCGCCTCTGTCTCAACCGCAATCGGCTGCACCTGGACGGCTACCGCGACCGGCCCGTACGCCCGCACGCGGCGGTCCACGGCACCGTGGCCAACCCGCTCCACCTCCCCGCGTGA
- a CDS encoding iron transporter: protein MNPTPAPEADGPPPSHLPEAAAPGQLAVETTTVPRQKETPHERWRASGPASPAPVAPDADTPAHGADPLDHPDPLRAADAAGIENLLRCWVRESDLPRPAGETLRIPLPASGTALLVPVLHWSDTGWHRFGPPALEQAPATAPAADAVTVAALLGRESGLHDGTDMAGRVADSVRRTAVFIEERRRRPHTPDEADLFLTAEQSLLLGHPLHPSPKSREGLTDAESRLYSPELHGSFPLHWMAADRSVLATDSAWTDQGRPVPAADLVARHAPGLPFPAHTALLPLHPWQARELRSRPEVAALLDSGLLHDLGPYGAPWHPTSSVRTVHRPGSDLMLKLSLGVRITNSRRENLRKELHRGVEVHRLFRTGLARQWHAAHPGFDIVRDPAWLAVDTPDGAPVHGLDVMLRHNPFERYDDAVCIAGLTAPRPWPGRPGLHSRLADIVQRLAAATGRTMTAVAAEWFLRYLERVVHPVLWLDAHAGVALEAHQQNTLVLLDADGWPAGGRYRDNQGYYFRESHRAALDDRLPGIGKVSDTFVTDAVTDERFAYYLGINNVFGLIGAFGAQRLADEQMLIDAFRRFLKSASELGSPFPAHLLENPRLRCKANMLTRLHGLDELVGPVDTQSVYVTITNPLHG from the coding sequence GTGAACCCCACCCCCGCGCCCGAGGCCGACGGCCCTCCCCCCAGCCACCTCCCCGAGGCCGCCGCCCCCGGGCAACTCGCCGTCGAAACGACGACCGTGCCGCGCCAGAAGGAGACGCCGCACGAACGGTGGCGCGCGTCGGGGCCCGCTTCCCCGGCCCCGGTGGCCCCGGACGCGGACACTCCGGCCCATGGCGCCGACCCGCTCGACCACCCCGACCCGCTCCGCGCGGCCGATGCGGCGGGCATCGAGAACCTGCTGCGCTGCTGGGTCCGCGAGAGCGACCTGCCCCGGCCGGCGGGGGAGACCCTGCGCATCCCGCTCCCGGCGAGCGGTACCGCCCTGCTCGTCCCCGTCCTCCACTGGTCGGACACGGGCTGGCACCGCTTCGGGCCGCCCGCCCTGGAACAGGCGCCCGCCACCGCGCCCGCCGCCGACGCCGTCACCGTGGCCGCCCTGCTCGGCCGGGAGTCCGGCCTCCACGACGGCACCGACATGGCGGGCCGGGTCGCCGACTCCGTACGGCGCACCGCCGTGTTCATCGAGGAGCGGCGCCGCCGGCCGCACACCCCCGACGAGGCGGACCTCTTCCTGACGGCGGAACAGTCACTTCTGCTGGGGCACCCGCTGCATCCCTCGCCCAAGAGCAGGGAAGGGCTCACCGACGCCGAATCACGGCTCTACTCACCCGAGTTGCACGGCTCCTTCCCCCTCCACTGGATGGCGGCCGACCGCTCCGTCCTGGCGACCGACTCCGCGTGGACCGACCAGGGCCGCCCCGTCCCCGCCGCCGACCTCGTCGCCCGGCACGCCCCGGGCCTGCCCTTCCCCGCACACACCGCGCTCCTCCCCCTCCACCCCTGGCAGGCCCGCGAGCTGCGGAGCAGGCCCGAAGTCGCCGCCCTCCTCGACTCCGGCCTCCTGCACGACCTCGGCCCGTACGGCGCCCCCTGGCACCCCACCTCATCGGTGCGCACCGTGCACCGGCCGGGCAGCGACCTGATGCTGAAGCTCTCCCTCGGCGTCCGCATCACCAACTCCCGCCGGGAGAACCTCCGCAAGGAGCTCCACCGGGGCGTGGAGGTCCACCGGCTGTTCCGCACCGGGCTCGCCCGCCAGTGGCACGCGGCGCACCCCGGCTTCGACATCGTGCGCGACCCCGCCTGGCTCGCCGTCGACACCCCGGACGGCGCCCCCGTGCACGGCCTCGACGTCATGCTGCGGCACAACCCCTTCGAGCGGTACGACGACGCGGTCTGCATCGCCGGACTCACCGCCCCGCGCCCCTGGCCGGGCCGGCCGGGCCTGCACTCCCGCCTCGCCGACATCGTCCAGCGCCTCGCCGCCGCCACCGGGCGGACCATGACGGCGGTCGCCGCCGAGTGGTTCCTGCGCTACCTCGAACGCGTCGTCCACCCGGTGCTCTGGCTGGACGCCCACGCGGGTGTCGCGCTCGAAGCCCACCAGCAGAACACCCTGGTCCTGCTCGACGCCGACGGCTGGCCCGCCGGCGGCCGTTACCGTGACAATCAGGGCTACTACTTCCGCGAATCCCACCGCGCGGCGCTCGACGACAGGCTCCCCGGCATCGGAAAGGTCAGCGACACCTTCGTCACCGACGCCGTCACCGACGAGCGCTTCGCCTACTACCTCGGCATCAACAACGTATTCGGACTGATCGGGGCGTTCGGCGCCCAAAGGCTCGCCGACGAACAGATGCTCATCGACGCCTTCCGGCGCTTCCTCAAGTCGGCGAGCGAGCTGGGTTCGCCCTTCCCCGCCCACCTGCTGGAAAACCCGCGTCTGCGCTGCAAGGCCAACATGCTGACCCGCCTGCACGGACTCGACGAACTCGTCGGTCCGGTGGACACCCAGTCCGTCTACGTGACCATCACCAACCCCCTGCACGGCTGA